The following coding sequences are from one Scomber japonicus isolate fScoJap1 chromosome 3, fScoJap1.pri, whole genome shotgun sequence window:
- the LOC128356256 gene encoding keratin, type II cytoskeletal 8-like: protein MMTSRKAYSVSSSGGSTRRSLAGPGSSYSIKTRTSYGVGSGAGGAGFGAGAGYGSGSGYSMSSMGGGFGAGAGGFVAAPITAVQVNQSLLAPLNLEIDPTIQAVRTQEKEQIKTLNNRFASFIDKVRFLEQQNKMLETKWSLLQEQTTTRSNIDSMFEAYIGNLRRQLDGLGNEKMKLEGELRNMQGLVEDFKRKYEDEINKRAGAENEFVLLKKDVDAAYMNKVELEARCDALQDEINFLRAVYEAELRELQSQIKDTSVIVEMDNSRNLDMDSIVAEVRAQYEDIANRSKAEAETWYKQKYEEIQTSAGQYGEDLRSTKAEISELNRMIARLQNEIEAVKGQRASLEAQIAEAEERGELAVKDAKLRIKDLEDALQRAKQDMARQVREYQELMNVKLALDIEIATYRKLLEGEECRLASGGSSATVHVQQTSGGGAFTSSSGGMGYSGGYGGSGYGGSGYGGSVTKSTVSSTSSSRRLY, encoded by the exons CTGGTtttggtgctggtgctggttaTGGCTCAGGTTCCGGTTATAGTATGTCTTCCATGGGTGGTGGTTTTGGTGCTGGAGCAGGCGGTTTCGTGGCTGCACCGATCACCGCCGTCCAAGTCAACCAGAGCCTGCTGGCCCCCCTGAATCTAGAGATTGACCCCACCATCCAGGCTGTCCGCAcccaggagaaggagcagaTCAAGACCCTCAACAACCGATTTGCCTCCTTCATTGACAAG GTACGTTTCCTTGAGCAGCAGAACAAGATGCTGGAGACCAAATGGAGCCTCTTGCAGGAACAGACCACCACCCGCTCCAACATCGACAGCATGTTCGAGGCCTACATCGGCAACCTGCGCAGACAGCTCGACGGACTGGGCAATGAGAAGATGAAGCTGGAGGGAGAGCTGAGGAACATGCAGGGACTGGTTGAGGACTTCAAGAGGAA GTACGAAGATGAAATCAACAAACGTGCAGGTGCAGAGAACGAGTTTGTCCTCCTAAAGAAG GATGTTGATGCTGCCTACATGAACAAGGTTGAGCTGGAGGCCAGGTGTGATGCTCTTCAGGATGAGATCAACTTCCTCAGGGCCGTCTATGAGGCT GAGCTTCGTGAGCTGCAGTCCCAGATCAAGGATACATCTGTCATTGTGGAGATGGACAACAGCCGTAACCTCGACATGGATTCTATTGTGGCTGAAGTGCGTGCTCAGTATGAGGACATTGCCAACCGCAGCAAGGCTGAGGCAGAGACCTGGTACAAACAGAAG TATGAGGAGATACAGACCTCTGCTGGACAGTATGGTGAGGACCTTCGCTCAACCAAGGCTGAGATTTCCGAGCTGAATCGCATGATTGCCCGTCTTCAGAATGAGATCGAGGCCGTCAAGGGACAG AGGGCCAGCCTTGAGGCTCAGATTGCAGAGGCTGAGGAGCGTGGTGAGCTGGCAGTGAAGGATGCCAAGCTCCGCATCAAAGACCTGGAAGACGCTCTGCAGAGAGCCAAGCAGGATATGGCCCGCCAGGTGCGCGAATACCAGGAGCTGATGAATGTCAAGCTGGCCCTGGACATTGAAATCGCCACCTACAGGAAACTGCTGGAAGGAGAGGAGTGCAG ACTGGCCAGTGGAGGCTCCAGCGCAACCGTCCATGTGCAGCAGACTTCTGGAGGAGGTG caTTCACCAGCTCCAGCGGTGGAATGGGCTATTCTGGCGGCTATGGTGGTTCTGGCTATGGCGGCTCTGGCTATGGCGGCTCTGTCACCAAGTCCACAGTCTCCTCAACCAGCAGCTCAAGGAGAttatattaa